A single Ketogulonicigenium vulgare WSH-001 DNA region contains:
- the tyrS gene encoding tyrosine--tRNA ligase, translated as MTYTPKSEFLAVMIERGYIADCTNYQALDAALMSQVVPAYIGYDATAASLHVGHLLNIMMLRWLQKTGHQPITLMGGGTTKVGDPSFRSDERPLLTPAKIDENIAGMQQVFARFLRYDDSANGAKMLNNAEWLDSLNYLEFLRDIGRHFSVNRMLSFESVKSRLDREQSLSFLEFNYMILQAYDFLELNRRYGTLLQMGGSDQWGNIVNGIDLTRRVIDKEIYGLTSPLLTTSDGKKMGKSANGAIWLRGDMLSPYEFWQFWRNSTDADVARFLKLYTELPVAECDRLGNLGGSEINAAKIILANEVTTLLHGAEAAAAAEATAREVFENGGVGDDLPQLALSVDEVGDGISLAQLVVRSGLAKTGKDGKRLIAEGGLKVNDETTVDAGRLFTAADLEVPVKLSAGKKRHALVSIS; from the coding sequence ATGACCTACACACCAAAGTCGGAATTCTTGGCAGTGATGATCGAGCGCGGCTATATCGCCGACTGCACGAACTATCAGGCCCTGGATGCAGCCCTGATGTCTCAGGTCGTCCCGGCTTATATTGGCTATGACGCGACCGCCGCGTCATTGCATGTGGGTCACTTGCTGAACATCATGATGCTGCGCTGGCTGCAAAAGACCGGCCACCAGCCGATCACCCTGATGGGTGGCGGCACGACAAAGGTGGGCGATCCCAGCTTCCGCAGCGACGAGCGCCCCCTGCTGACACCTGCCAAAATCGACGAGAATATCGCCGGTATGCAGCAGGTCTTTGCCCGCTTCCTGCGCTATGACGACAGCGCGAACGGCGCCAAGATGCTGAACAATGCCGAATGGCTGGACAGCCTGAACTACCTTGAATTCCTGCGCGATATCGGTCGCCATTTCAGCGTCAACCGCATGTTGTCGTTTGAATCGGTGAAATCGCGTCTGGATCGCGAACAATCGCTGTCCTTCCTCGAATTCAACTACATGATTTTGCAGGCCTATGACTTCCTCGAGTTGAACCGCCGCTATGGCACGCTGCTGCAGATGGGCGGGTCGGATCAATGGGGCAATATCGTCAACGGCATCGACCTGACGCGCCGCGTGATCGACAAGGAAATCTATGGCCTGACCTCGCCGCTGCTGACGACGTCGGACGGCAAAAAGATGGGTAAATCCGCAAACGGCGCCATCTGGCTGCGTGGGGATATGCTGTCGCCCTATGAGTTCTGGCAGTTCTGGCGCAATTCGACCGACGCGGATGTCGCCCGCTTCCTCAAGCTTTATACCGAGCTTCCGGTCGCGGAATGTGATCGTCTGGGCAACCTTGGCGGGTCGGAGATCAATGCCGCCAAGATCATCCTTGCGAACGAGGTCACGACCCTCTTGCACGGTGCCGAGGCCGCAGCCGCAGCCGAGGCCACCGCCCGCGAAGTGTTCGAGAACGGCGGCGTCGGTGATGATCTGCCGCAACTGGCCCTGAGCGTGGATGAGGTCGGCGACGGCATCAGCCTTGCGCAACTGGTCGTGCGTTCGGGTCTGGCCAAAACCGGCAAGGACGGCAAGCGTCTGATCGCCGAAGGCGGCCTTAAGGTGAATGACGAGACGACGGTCGATGCCGGCCGTCTGTTCACCGCCGCTGATCTGGAAGTGCCGGTCAAACTCTCGGCCGGCAAAAAGCGCCACGCGCTGGTTAGCATTTCCTAA
- a CDS encoding Fur family transcriptional regulator, with product MAHSILGRCEAQGLRLTDQRRTIARILEGADDHPDVAELHARAVAVDSRISIATVYRTVKLLEEAGILERHEFGDGRARYEDADRDHHDHLIDMHSGEVVEFIDPEIEALQEAIARKLGYRLVGHRLELYGLRDSQSPEKKT from the coding sequence ATGGCACATTCGATCCTCGGCCGCTGCGAGGCGCAGGGCCTGCGCCTGACCGACCAACGCCGCACCATCGCGCGGATTTTGGAAGGGGCCGATGATCACCCCGATGTGGCCGAGCTGCACGCCCGCGCCGTGGCGGTCGATTCGCGTATTTCCATCGCCACGGTTTATCGCACGGTCAAACTGCTGGAAGAGGCCGGCATTTTGGAACGTCACGAGTTCGGCGATGGCCGCGCCCGTTACGAGGATGCCGACCGCGACCACCACGATCACCTGATCGACATGCATTCGGGCGAGGTTGTCGAATTCATCGACCCCGAGATCGAGGCCCTGCAAGAGGCCATCGCCCGCAAACTCGGCTATCGCCTTGTCGGCCACCGCCTTGAACTATATGGCCTGCGCGACAGCCAATCCCCGGAAAAGAAGACCTGA
- a CDS encoding DMT family transporter, translating into MNNFRAAILLTLAMAGFAVEDVMFKLANQSLPQGTILTIVGFSGALVLAIAATIRRENVFSRDFFHPFVILRNVTEMIGTACFVMAITTVPLTLASAVAQALPLAVMAGAAIFLGEKVGWRRWAAVGVGFIGVMVIVRPGLEGFNVSTLWAVAAVMAMAVRDVITRRVPDHIASLPVASWGFMFAGFAGLVIAAAQGELPVPQGMQWLPVMTSMTAGIGAYVALIISSRIGEISAVIPFRYTRLLFAMILGALVFGERPDTWTLVGSALIVGSGLYAIYRERKRVREARS; encoded by the coding sequence TTGAACAATTTTCGCGCGGCCATCCTGCTCACCCTCGCGATGGCAGGATTTGCCGTCGAAGATGTGATGTTCAAACTGGCGAACCAATCGCTGCCGCAGGGTACGATCCTGACCATTGTCGGCTTTAGCGGCGCATTGGTCCTAGCGATCGCCGCCACGATCCGCCGCGAAAATGTGTTCTCGCGCGACTTTTTCCACCCCTTCGTCATCTTGCGCAATGTGACCGAGATGATCGGCACCGCCTGTTTCGTCATGGCGATCACAACCGTGCCGCTGACCTTGGCCAGCGCCGTTGCACAGGCGCTGCCGCTGGCGGTGATGGCCGGTGCCGCGATTTTTCTGGGCGAGAAAGTCGGCTGGCGGCGCTGGGCGGCGGTCGGTGTCGGCTTTATCGGTGTGATGGTCATCGTGCGTCCGGGTCTCGAGGGGTTCAACGTCAGCACGCTTTGGGCCGTTGCCGCGGTGATGGCGATGGCGGTGCGCGATGTGATCACCCGCCGCGTGCCCGATCATATTGCCTCGCTGCCGGTGGCCAGCTGGGGCTTTATGTTCGCGGGTTTTGCGGGTCTTGTGATCGCTGCTGCACAGGGGGAATTGCCGGTGCCGCAAGGGATGCAATGGCTGCCGGTGATGACCAGCATGACCGCAGGGATTGGCGCTTATGTCGCGCTGATCATCTCGTCCCGGATTGGCGAGATTTCGGCCGTCATCCCCTTTCGCTATACGCGCCTGCTGTTCGCGATGATTCTGGGCGCGCTGGTGTTTGGCGAGCGTCCGGACACCTGGACACTGGTCGGATCGGCGCTGATCGTGGGTTCGGGCCTTTATGCGATCTACCGTGAGCGCAAACGCGTGCGCGAAGCGCGCAGCTAA
- the eno gene encoding phosphopyruvate hydratase: MSSIVDIQAREILDSRGNPTVEVDVLLESGAFGRAAVPSGASTGAHEAVEKRDGDKSRYAGKGVLEAVAAVNGELAEELVGLDATEQEDIDALMIEIDGTPNKGRLGANAILGVSLAVAKAAAEFTNQPLYRYIGGTSARTLPVPMMNIINGGEHADNPIDFQEFMIMPVAADNIRDAIRMGAEVFHTLKKELHQAGLSTGIGDEGGFAPNIASTREALDFILRAIEKTGYTPGRDIYLALDCASTEYFKDGNYVLSGENLVLTPEQNADYLAKLVADYPIISIEDGMAEDDWAGWKLLTDKIGDKVQLVGDDLFVTNPLRLTDGIEQGVGNSMLVKVNQIGTLSETLRAVDIAHRARYTTVMSHRSGETEDTTIADLAVATNCGQIKTGSLSRSDRLAKYNQLIRIEEMLGAGAVFAGRSILR, encoded by the coding sequence ATGAGCAGCATCGTCGACATCCAAGCCCGCGAAATCCTTGATAGTCGTGGCAACCCCACGGTTGAAGTTGATGTGCTGCTGGAAAGCGGCGCATTTGGCCGCGCGGCGGTGCCCTCGGGCGCATCGACCGGCGCACATGAGGCCGTTGAAAAGCGCGACGGCGACAAGTCGCGCTATGCCGGTAAAGGCGTCCTCGAGGCTGTCGCCGCCGTCAATGGCGAGCTGGCCGAAGAGCTGGTCGGCCTTGACGCGACCGAACAAGAAGACATCGACGCGCTGATGATCGAAATCGACGGCACCCCGAACAAGGGCCGCCTCGGCGCGAATGCGATCCTCGGCGTCTCGCTGGCGGTGGCAAAGGCAGCGGCCGAGTTCACGAACCAGCCGCTGTACCGTTACATCGGCGGCACCTCGGCCCGCACCCTGCCCGTTCCGATGATGAACATCATCAACGGCGGCGAACATGCCGATAACCCGATTGATTTCCAAGAATTCATGATCATGCCGGTGGCGGCGGACAATATCCGCGACGCGATCCGCATGGGCGCCGAAGTTTTCCACACGCTGAAAAAAGAACTGCACCAAGCGGGCCTGTCGACCGGCATCGGCGACGAGGGCGGCTTTGCACCGAACATCGCCTCGACCCGCGAAGCGCTGGATTTCATCCTGCGCGCGATTGAAAAGACCGGCTATACGCCCGGCCGCGACATTTACCTCGCGCTGGACTGCGCCTCGACCGAATATTTCAAGGACGGCAACTACGTCCTCTCGGGCGAGAATCTGGTGCTGACCCCCGAACAGAACGCGGATTATCTGGCGAAACTGGTCGCGGATTACCCGATCATCTCGATCGAAGACGGCATGGCCGAGGATGATTGGGCCGGTTGGAAGCTGCTGACCGACAAGATCGGTGACAAGGTGCAACTGGTCGGCGACGATCTGTTCGTGACCAACCCGCTGCGTCTGACCGACGGGATCGAGCAGGGTGTTGGCAATTCGATGCTGGTGAAAGTGAACCAGATCGGCACCCTGTCGGAAACGCTGCGCGCCGTCGATATCGCCCACCGCGCCCGCTATACCACCGTGATGTCGCACCGTTCGGGTGAAACCGAAGACACCACGATTGCCGATCTGGCAGTTGCAACGAACTGCGGCCAGATCAAGACCGGCTCGCTGTCGCGTTCGGACCGCCTCGCAAAATACAACCAGCTGATCCGGATCGAGGAAATGCTGGGCGCGGGCGCTGTCTTTGCAGGCCGCTCGATCCTGCGTTGA
- a CDS encoding cupin domain-containing protein, whose amino-acid sequence MTADAIIAKLGLQPHPEGGWFRQTWRSDAEDAGNRPSGTAIYFLLKGGEVSHWHKVDAAEIWLFHAGAPLVLSIAATTQGPAVDHTLGADLLAGEAPQLIVPAHHWQAARSTGDYTLVSCTVSPGFQFENWELAAPDFDIPR is encoded by the coding sequence ATGACCGCTGATGCGATCATCGCCAAGCTTGGCCTCCAGCCCCATCCTGAAGGGGGCTGGTTCCGCCAGACATGGCGCAGCGATGCTGAGGACGCGGGCAACCGCCCCAGCGGCACCGCGATCTATTTTCTGCTGAAAGGCGGCGAGGTCAGCCATTGGCACAAGGTCGACGCGGCCGAGATCTGGCTGTTTCACGCGGGCGCGCCGCTGGTGCTGTCGATCGCAGCGACGACCCAAGGCCCAGCGGTCGATCACACCCTTGGGGCTGATCTGCTGGCGGGCGAGGCGCCGCAGCTGATCGTGCCCGCCCATCACTGGCAGGCGGCACGCTCGACCGGGGATTACACGCTGGTCAGTTGCACCGTCAGCCCCGGTTTCCAGTTCGAGAATTGGGAACTGGCCGCGCCGGATTTCGATATCCCGCGCTAG
- a CDS encoding ComEC/Rec2 family competence protein, with translation MRGTAFRNALVRVIDDQRGALLPWIPVLLGAGMAAWLALRAEPGLAIYAAVVMLLIGGAALRNVPGGAVVLVALGFLLAALRGYTLEAPVLSRDYYGPVMGRIVAVDANQAGAMRLTMDQVVLNRVAPHQTPAQVRVSLSGRQGFFDQTPGTVVRMTARLTPPNGPVEPGGFDFRRYAWFEQLGAVGNTANPVVDAMPTAAQDLFIDRLRMRMSGAIRDHIAGDAGGFVAAVLTGDRQGLSPAVNQWMRDTSLYHLVSISGVHMALLAAFVFALVRGVVALVPPVALRVSSKKLAALVALPVAAFYLALAGRDIATERAFITVAVSLIAVLLDRRAISLNTVALAATLVLVLRPEAVLNAGFQMSFAAVVGLVVMFDTLRLARARWPGLRRWRALGWLLLPMGVSLVAGLATGPYAAASFNRIAHYSLPANMLAEPAMSFLVMPAGILALILWPVGLGPAALWVAEQGTRWILWVAEVIAAWPYAVSAAVTPQPAVMPLLTLGAIWIVLWRGWGRWLGAPVVVLALTLWGATQRPALLISSDGAAVAVLGPEGRVFSKPRGAGYAASNWLLSDGEMVAQAEAFERPGFTRQDGRLVAEVGGQRILHLTTAAAVRAAADCGGADIVIAAHDLPPITGCRVFDRRALRDSGAVAGWPTAQGLRLESVAESSGQRLWIR, from the coding sequence GTGCGGGGCACGGCCTTTCGCAATGCGCTGGTGCGCGTGATAGATGATCAACGGGGCGCGCTGCTGCCGTGGATTCCGGTGCTGCTGGGTGCGGGGATGGCGGCCTGGCTGGCGCTGCGGGCCGAGCCGGGGCTGGCTATTTACGCGGCGGTGGTGATGCTGTTGATCGGCGGTGCCGCGCTGCGCAACGTGCCGGGCGGGGCGGTCGTATTGGTCGCGCTGGGGTTTTTGCTGGCGGCGCTGCGGGGCTATACGCTGGAGGCGCCAGTGCTGTCGCGCGACTATTACGGGCCAGTTATGGGGCGCATTGTGGCGGTCGATGCCAATCAGGCGGGCGCGATGCGGCTGACTATGGATCAGGTGGTATTGAACCGCGTCGCCCCGCATCAGACGCCGGCACAGGTGCGGGTCAGCCTCAGCGGGCGGCAGGGATTTTTTGACCAGACGCCGGGCACCGTTGTTAGGATGACGGCGCGCCTGACACCGCCAAATGGTCCGGTCGAGCCGGGCGGCTTTGATTTTCGCCGCTACGCCTGGTTTGAACAATTGGGCGCGGTCGGCAATACCGCCAATCCCGTGGTCGACGCGATGCCCACCGCCGCGCAGGATCTGTTCATTGATCGCTTGCGAATGCGGATGTCCGGCGCAATCCGCGACCATATCGCGGGGGATGCTGGCGGCTTTGTTGCGGCGGTGCTGACGGGGGATCGCCAAGGGCTATCGCCTGCGGTCAATCAGTGGATGCGGGACACCAGTCTTTATCACCTCGTGTCGATTTCGGGCGTGCATATGGCGCTGCTGGCGGCGTTCGTCTTTGCGCTGGTGCGCGGCGTGGTGGCGCTGGTGCCGCCCGTCGCGCTGCGGGTGTCGTCGAAAAAGTTGGCGGCGTTGGTCGCGCTGCCGGTTGCGGCGTTTTACCTTGCGCTTGCGGGCCGCGATATCGCGACGGAACGCGCTTTCATTACCGTCGCGGTCTCGCTGATCGCGGTGTTGCTGGATCGGCGGGCGATCTCGCTGAACACCGTAGCATTAGCGGCCACGCTGGTATTGGTGCTGCGGCCCGAGGCGGTGTTGAACGCCGGGTTCCAGATGTCCTTTGCGGCAGTGGTGGGGCTTGTGGTGATGTTTGACACGCTGCGCCTTGCCCGCGCGCGCTGGCCGGGCTTGCGGCGCTGGCGGGCGCTGGGGTGGCTGCTGTTGCCGATGGGCGTCTCGTTGGTCGCGGGGCTGGCGACCGGGCCCTATGCGGCGGCGAGTTTCAACCGCATCGCCCATTACAGCCTGCCTGCGAATATGCTGGCCGAGCCCGCCATGAGCTTTCTGGTCATGCCTGCGGGTATTTTGGCGCTGATCCTGTGGCCCGTGGGTCTTGGCCCCGCCGCGCTGTGGGTGGCCGAGCAAGGCACCCGCTGGATTCTGTGGGTGGCCGAGGTGATCGCGGCTTGGCCCTATGCCGTGTCCGCCGCTGTTACGCCGCAGCCCGCTGTCATGCCATTGCTGACGTTGGGCGCGATTTGGATTGTGCTGTGGCGCGGCTGGGGGCGGTGGCTGGGCGCACCGGTGGTTGTGCTCGCGCTGACCCTATGGGGCGCGACGCAGCGGCCCGCGCTGCTGATCTCGTCCGACGGGGCGGCGGTGGCGGTGCTGGGGCCAGAGGGGCGGGTGTTTTCCAAGCCGCGCGGTGCGGGCTATGCGGCCAGCAACTGGCTGCTGTCCGATGGCGAGATGGTCGCGCAAGCCGAGGCCTTTGAACGCCCTGGATTTACGAGGCAGGACGGGCGCCTAGTGGCTGAAGTCGGCGGCCAGCGCATCTTACATCTGACAACGGCGGCGGCGGTGCGGGCGGCTGCGGATTGTGGCGGCGCGGATATTGTCATCGCGGCGCATGACCTGCCACCGATCACAGGTTGCCGCGTGTTCGACCGCCGCGCCTTGCGCGACAGCGGCGCGGTTGCGGGCTGGCCCACGGCACAGGGTCTAAGGCTGGAAAGCGTGGCCGAAAGCTCCGGCCAGCGCCTGTGGATCCGCTAG